From Campylobacter concisus:
AAAAAATTTATACGAAAAGCCAAGAATTTTAGACGAAGATGTCTTGGCTGATGGGCTAAATCTTATCGAAAATTTGATAGAAAATGAGAATTTATCGTGGTTTTATGACCATTTATTTAAAAGTTTAAGTGAAGCTAAGACAAAAGACGAGATGAAAGTGCTAGCGAAAATGCTCTTTGCTCTGCAAGAAAATGTCGTGCATATACCATTTATTTATAATGGCATAAACGGCGTTTTTCAGCTAAAAAAAGAGAAGAGTGATATGAAAATTTTTTTAATATTTTCAAATTTTGCTCCACTTATTTTTAAATTTAAAGATGAAGTTTTATACGAGATCACGACTCCATTTAATAATGTAGCTAGCTTGTTAAAAAGAGAATTTAGCGCCAACATAACAGTGCAAAATGTGAGTGCTCTTTGGAGCAAAAAAGAACAAATTATTGATATAAAAGGCTAAAGATTGAATGAATTAAACCACCTTGCTATTATCATGGATGGAAATGGACGCTGGGCTAAAAAACGTGGATTTTTACGGACAAATGGGCACGAAGCTGGAGCAAATGTAATAAGCGATATGTGCGAATTTTGTATCGATAATGGAGTGAAAATTTTAAGTCTTTATGCATTTAGTACTGAAAACTGGAAAAGACCGCAAAAAGAGGTTGATTTTTTGATAAATTTACTTAAGAAATTTCTTCTTTTAAAGTGTGATGATTTTATAAAAAATGGGATCAAATTTAATACAATAGGCGACATTTCGCCATTTAGCGATGAGCTAAAAAGCGAGATAGAGATCACCAAAAACGCAACACGAGAAAATACAAATTTGCTTTTAAATTTGGCAATAAACTACGGCTCAAAAGATGAGATCGTAAGGGCTGTAAAAAAGCTAAATTTAGAAGGCACTGATATAAATGAAGCGAGCCTAAATGCAGCACTTGATGAGAGTGAGCCGGTGGATCTTCTCATTAGAACTGGTGGCGAGAGCAGGCTTTCAAATTTCATGCTTTGGCAAGCAAACTATGCAGAGCTATTTTTTACACCCACACTTTGGCCTGACTTTAGCAAGGATGAGCTTGCAAATATCGTTAGTAAATTTAAAAACATAGAGCGAAGATTTGGCGGAGTTTAGCGAGATAATGGATAATTTAGTCATCTTTTTTGCCGTTTTTGCTTTTGTTTTGGGTATTTGCGTGGGCTCATTTTCAAATGTACTGATATATCGCTTGCCACGAAATGAAAGTATAAATTTTCCAGCTTCTCATTGCCCAAACTGCGATCATAAGCTAAATTTTTATCACAATGTTCCAATTTTTTCGTGGCTATTTTTAGGCGGCAAATGCGCCTTTTGCAAGCAAAAAATAAGCCCCATCTATCCAGTGATTGAACTAATTTCTGGGATACTTTTTTTGATCTGTTTTTTTAAAGAGTGTGGCGAAATTTTAAGCATAGAAACTCTGCTTTACGCACTATTTCTAGGGCTTTGCTTTGTTATGTTGCTAGCTCTTAGCGCCATAGACATAAGATATAAAGCTGTGCCAGATCCTCTTCTTTTTGCGGCGCTATTTTTCGCATTTATCTACGCTCTGATGCTTTTTATATTTAAAGGAAATTTTGCCCAAATTTTAAATTTATTCCTTTTTGCACTTATCTTTTGGGTGCTTAGATTTGTCGTAAGTTTTGCCATAAAAAAAGAAGCGATGGGTAGTGCAGATATCTTTATAGTAGCGATCATAGGAGCTATCTTACCAGCCAAACTGGCTCTAGTGGCGATCTATCTTGCAGCACTTTTTACACTTCCAGTCTATGCGGTCGTTCGCAAAAAGAGCTACGAGCTAGCCTTTGTACCGTTTTTAAGTCTTGGCTTACTTATTACATACGCTTTTAAAGAGCAAATTTTAGAAATTTTAAGGTTTATTTATGAGTAGAGTGAATAGATATCTTTTGTTTAACTTCCTAGGAACTTTTGCATCGCTATTTAGTACGCTTTTTTTGATCATGTCGATCGTATTTTTTATCCAGATCGCGCGCATTACTTCTTACATTGAAATCAGTTTTGGCGAGCTTTTTAAACTCTACTCATTTATGCTTCCACGCGTACTACTTTTTGTCGTGCCTATCGCATTTTTTGTATCACTTGCGATGACTCTTTTTAGATTATCAAAAGAGAATGAAAGTATCGTTATTTTTACGCTTGGTGGCTCACCAAATAAAATAGCAAGATTTTTTTTAGCATTTTCAGCCCTTTTAAGTACCGCTTTGCTGGTAGTTGCCATCATCATGATACCAATAGCCGCCCAGCTAAATGCAAATTTCATCGACTACAAAAAGACGGTTGCTAAGCTAAATTTAAAGCCAACTCAGTTTGGACAAAAATTCTCTGACTGGATGGTCTATGTGGGTAGTGAAATGCAAGATAACAACGGCACTACTTATAAAGATATTGTGATGTTTAATCCTTACATTAAAGACTCCCAACGCTTAATCACTGCTAAAAATGCAAAGATCACTAATACAAATCAAAGCATTGAACTCTCTTTAGCAGATGGAAAAATGTATGACATAAAAGATGAAATTTATCATCAAAGTAACTTCAAATCTATGAAGATAAGGACTGCCCAAAGTGAAGAGATAAGCGATATAGGCAGCATCAAAGAGTACTGGGCTGAGGCAAATAGTAGTGAAAAAAGAAGAAAAGACCTTAGCACATATGTGCTTGTTGCACTATTTCCGCTTGCAAGCACGCTCTTTGCGATCAGCCTTGGTATCGTCACGTATAGATACGAAAAGGGCATGGTCTATGTGGGCACCTTTGGCGTTTTGTTTGGGTATTTTACGCTCATAATGCTATTTTCATCAAAGCCAGCTTTTGCGATTCCGCTAATATTTTTCGTCTTTTTATTGGCAGGAATTTTGCTTTTTAAAGCCAAAATCATGCGAAGATACTAATGAAAATCCAACTAATTTATAGCTACGATGGCTCCAAATTCCAAGGCTCGCAAACTCAGCCGCATGAAAATGGCGTAGAAGATGAGCTCTCACGTGCTCTAGCTCACGTTGGAATATTTGAAAAAATAGTCTCTAGCTCACGTACAGACAAAAACGTCCATGCGATAAATCAAAGCTCAAGCGTAATTTGTGGCGATCATTTTAAAAATTTAGAGCACTTAAAAGAGCTAATCAACCACCATGCCCACCCAAATATTCATATAAAACGTATAAATTTAGTTAATGAAAATTTTCAAGTAAGATTTGACGCCGTAGCAAGGTCTTATAGATACATTATAGATCATGGAGAATTTGATGTTTTTAGCTCAAACTATAAAATCTTTTTGCCAAAATTTGATATCAAAAAAGCAAATG
This genomic window contains:
- a CDS encoding prepilin peptidase, with translation MDNLVIFFAVFAFVLGICVGSFSNVLIYRLPRNESINFPASHCPNCDHKLNFYHNVPIFSWLFLGGKCAFCKQKISPIYPVIELISGILFLICFFKECGEILSIETLLYALFLGLCFVMLLALSAIDIRYKAVPDPLLFAALFFAFIYALMLFIFKGNFAQILNLFLFALIFWVLRFVVSFAIKKEAMGSADIFIVAIIGAILPAKLALVAIYLAALFTLPVYAVVRKKSYELAFVPFLSLGLLITYAFKEQILEILRFIYE
- the uppS gene encoding polyprenyl diphosphate synthase is translated as MNELNHLAIIMDGNGRWAKKRGFLRTNGHEAGANVISDMCEFCIDNGVKILSLYAFSTENWKRPQKEVDFLINLLKKFLLLKCDDFIKNGIKFNTIGDISPFSDELKSEIEITKNATRENTNLLLNLAINYGSKDEIVRAVKKLNLEGTDINEASLNAALDESEPVDLLIRTGGESRLSNFMLWQANYAELFFTPTLWPDFSKDELANIVSKFKNIERRFGGV
- the truA gene encoding tRNA pseudouridine(38-40) synthase TruA; translation: MKIQLIYSYDGSKFQGSQTQPHENGVEDELSRALAHVGIFEKIVSSSRTDKNVHAINQSSSVICGDHFKNLEHLKELINHHAHPNIHIKRINLVNENFQVRFDAVARSYRYIIDHGEFDVFSSNYKIFLPKFDIKKANEILSNFVGEHDFSSYMKTGSDTKSPVREIFKAFCYEYKNKTIIVFKANGFLRAQVRLMVANLLKALSIKDGGELINASLNGHLALTRIPAPAEGLYLNRVFYKFN
- a CDS encoding LptF/LptG family permease, producing MSRVNRYLLFNFLGTFASLFSTLFLIMSIVFFIQIARITSYIEISFGELFKLYSFMLPRVLLFVVPIAFFVSLAMTLFRLSKENESIVIFTLGGSPNKIARFFLAFSALLSTALLVVAIIMIPIAAQLNANFIDYKKTVAKLNLKPTQFGQKFSDWMVYVGSEMQDNNGTTYKDIVMFNPYIKDSQRLITAKNAKITNTNQSIELSLADGKMYDIKDEIYHQSNFKSMKIRTAQSEEISDIGSIKEYWAEANSSEKRRKDLSTYVLVALFPLASTLFAISLGIVTYRYEKGMVYVGTFGVLFGYFTLIMLFSSKPAFAIPLIFFVFLLAGILLFKAKIMRRY